TCGACATCATGGCGCACGCCACCTGGCAGCAGCTCTATCAACCGGCTTTCGTCGCGACATTTTCGCTTGCTTGCGTCAGCGTGTTCGTGCTGATTCTCGCGATGCGCTTGCTGAGCGGCCGGCATCTCGCCGATGCGAGCGTCGACGCCATCGCGGCCTCGTATCCGAACACCGGCTATATCGGCTTCCCCCTGGGCGTGATCGCCTTCGGCCCGGCCAGCCTGACGCCGACCACCATCGCCACGATCCTCGTCGCGTGCGTGCTGTTCGCGTTCGCGATCGTGCTGATCGAGGTGGGACTGCAGAGCGAGCGCACGCCGCATAAGCTCGCGTTGAAAGTGCTGGGCTCGCTGGCGCGCAATCCGCTGATCGTGTCGCCGATCGTGGGCGTGCTGTTTGCCAGCTTCCATGTGGCATTGCCGGCAAGCGTCGAGACTTTCCTGAAGCTGCTGGGCGGCGCGGCGAGCCCGTGCGCGCTGGTGAGCCTCGCCCTGTTCCTCGCGGAGAAACGCCCGGCTACGGCCGGCACACGTGGCATTGCCTGGTTGCTGACCGGCGTCAAGCTGCTAGTGCAGCCGGCGCTGACGTGGTGGTTCGCGGCGCGCGTGTTCGGCCTCTCGCCCACGCTGGTCGAAATGGCGGTCGTCCTGGCCGCGCTGCCCACCGGCACCGGCCCGTTCATGCTCGCCGAGTTCTACGAACGTGAGGCGCACATCACCTCGCGGACCATCCTGCTCTCGACCGTGGGCTCGATCGCGACCCTGTCGTTGCTGTTGATGTTGATGGGCCATCGGAGCTGAGCGTATCTGATCGCGCCGGCGGCGCGCGAGTATCCGACGGCCCACGCCTCGCGTTATGCTTCGAACACGGACCGACACGGTCCGCGATCTTCTTGCGCGAAGCCCGAACCGACCCGCCGTGCCCAAAGCCCGCCCACCCGAACTTCACGACGACGCCGATGCCCGCTCGCTCGCGCGGCGCTATCCGCGCGGCTTGCGCATCGACCCGCACTCGCATACCTGGGCGCAGGTGCTGTATGCGGTATCGGGCGTGATGTGGGTGGAAGTCGGCCGCGAAGCGCTGGTCGTGCCGCCGCAACGGGCGGTCTGGTTGCCGGCCGGCACGCTGCACTCCATCCACATGATGAGCGAGGTGGAGATGCGCAATCTGTACCTTCACGAGCGCAACGTTGGTCACCTGAGCCGGCGCAGCGATGTGTTCGAGGTGAACGGCCTGTTGCGCGAATTGATCACCTCGATCGCGGAATACGAGGGCACTGGCACGCGCGATCAAACCTATCTCGACGCCGCGTACCGTCTCGCCATGCTCGAACTCGGACACGCGCCGCGCTCGTCGCTGCGCATCGCGCTGCCCGATGCTTCGGACCGGCGGCTCGAGGCGCTGTGCCGCGCGGTGATCGACAACCCGTCGATCGCCATCAGTTTCGAGCAGCATGCGGCTTCGGTTGGAGCAAGCGTGCGGACGCTCGCGCGACTCTTCACGCGGGAACTGGGCGTCGGCTTTGCCGAATGGCGCCGCCAGGTGCAACTGGCGGTCGCCGTCTCCTGGCTCGCCGAAGGGCGGCCGGTGAGCAGCATCGCGCGGGCGCTCGGCTTCCAGCCGAGCAGCTTCAGCGACATGTTCCGCCGCGAGCTGGGCGCGCGCCCAACCGGCTTCGACCCGAGCGGCACGTTGAGCGAAGCGGCTGGCGCCGACCCGCCTGAACCCGCGACAAGCGGCCCGGGCTGATCACTCAGTCCGTGAGCAGACCGCCAGTGCGCCTTGTCCGAAATTCGAAAGTCTTTGTCTTAACGCCTTCTCGCCGGTCATCTAGACTACGCTCCATCCGCTGCGCGAAGCAGCCCGGAATCTAACCGCAAACCAACTGGCGCAAGGCAAGGGAAGGCGCTGAAGCGCCCACTCTGGCCGACCGCTGGCACTGGGAGAGACATACGATGAAAGCCATCCAGTTCAAATCTTTCGGCAGCCCCGAGGTGCTCGAAGTCGTCGATCTGCCAACGCCGCAAGCGGACGCGGATAACGTCGTGGTGCAAGTCAAGGCGGCCTCGGTGAACCCGAGCGACGTCAAGAACGTCTCCGGACATTTCGGCCACACGGTCTTGCCCCGAACGCCGGGGCGCGACTTCAGCGGCGTGGTGGTGGACGGCCCGCCAACCTGGCTCGGCGCGGAAGTGTGGGGCACCGGCGGCGACATCGGCTTCACGCGCGACGGCACGCATGCCGAGTTCATCAAGGTGCCGCTCGCGGCACTGTCGCGCAAGCCCAAAACGCTGAGCCACGCCCAAGCCTCCGCAATCGGGGTGAACTTCGTGGTGGCCTGGCTCGGCACCGTCGAGTACGCGCATCTGGAAGCGGGCGAAACCATCGCGGTGATCGGCGCGGGCGGCGGCGTGGGCGGCGCGGTGGTCCAGATCGCGAAGGCGCGCGGCGCGCGCGTGATCGCCGTGGACCGTCATCCGCTCGACGCGGATACACCTGCGGGCCGACTGATCGACGACTACGTGCCATTCGACGAAAACGTCACCGATCGCTTGAGAACGCTGACCGGCGGCGCGGGCGCGGACGTGGTGTACGACACGGTCGGCGGCGTGGCGTTCGAAACCGCGTTGAGCCTCGTCAAGCGACGCGGCCGCGTGCTGGAAATCAGCGCGACCGGCAAGCGCCGCGTGGAGTTCGATCTGATCGACTTCTATCACAACGAGACGCGATTGCTCGGTGTGGATAGCGCGAAGCTCGGCGTCGCCGACTCGGCGCCCTTGATGACGGCGCTGGTCGAGGGCTTCGAAACCGGCAAGCTGAGCGGGCCGGTCATCGCCCAGGCCTTCCCGCTCGAACGCGCTCGCGAAGCGTACGAAGCCGTCGCCGCCGGCACACGCGGCCGCGTCGTCATCACGATGTAATTGCCGTCGGGACTAGCGGCGCGGCTGCGCGCGGTTCAGCCCGCTTCTCACGTTCCTTTTCACCTCGGTACAACAGTCATGAAAGCGTATCTGATGTCGCTGGCCGTCGGTGTGGCGGTCGGCCTTCTCTACAACGTGCTGCAAGTGAAATCACCCGCGCCGCCGACCGTCGCGCTAGTTGGTCTGCTCGGCATGCTGGGCGGCGAGCATGTGATTCCATGGATCCGCACATGGCTCGCGCCGGGCCTTCATTGACCCGCTTCATGCCGCCGCGCGCCGCTGGCGCCGAGTTCAGCGCGTCGATCAAAAATAGCCGGCGCGCACGCGTCGCTTTTCTCTCCAGGCCGTCGCCTTTTCCCTCACCCGGCATCGCGCGCTAAGATTGAGGCCCGACGGGTCCGCGCGCCGCCCGGAAATGACAAGAAAAGTTTCGCCTCGGAGAATCAGATGCCTGAAGAATACGAAGTACATGGTCCGCACGACCATGCCGTGGAACACGCCGGCCATCACGACGCCGACCCGTTCGCGAGCCGCATGGCCGTGATGACGGCGATCCTCGCGACGATCGGCGCGCTGTGCGCCTATCAGAGCGGCAACAGCGAAAATCTCGCGCTGTACTACAAGAACGAAGCCGCCATCAAAAAGACCGAAGCGTCGAACCAGTGGAACTATTACCAGGCGAAGGGCGAGAAGCAGAACCTCGCCGAGCTCGGCGCGGCGCTGTCCGCCGGCAACACTGACGCGCACGCGAAATTCCTCGCCGACGTCGACAAATACAAGCAGCAGAAAGAGCCGATCCGCGCGAAAGCCGAAGCGATCGAAAAGGAAGTCGTGGATAACGACGCCAGGAGTGAAACGCTCCTGCACGGCCATCATCGCTGGGCCCAAGCGACCACGTTGATCCAGGTGGCGATCGCCCTGTGCGCGATCACGTTGCTGACCCGCAAGAAATGGCTGCGCAATCTTTCGTTCGTGGTGGCGGGAGCGGGCGTCATCACCGGCGCGCTGGCATTATTTTCGGCTTGATGGATGACAAGCCGCGCGGCCCCGATTGCCGGCCGCGCGGCGCCAATGAAGGGAGTGAAGCGTGATCGATGGGTCCGCCGTTCTAGGCGTTTTCTCTGTCTATGTGGCCGGCGTGGTGATCCCCGGTCCGAACTTCGTCGCGGTCGCGCACAAGGCCGCCTCCGCGACGCGAGTCGAAGCGCTCGCGATGGTCGGCGGCATCGTACTGGTCAACCTGTTCTGGGCCAGCTGCGCGATTCTCGGCGTCGGCATCGTGTTCGCGGCTTTTCCATGGCTCGCGCTGGCGGTGAAGGTGGCCGGCGCCGGCTACCTGATCTGGTTCGGCGCACGTCTGATCGCCAACGCATCGGCCGGTAAGCCGACTGCCAGCGTGAAGGCCGCGGCGGGCGGATTTCGCCAGGCGTTCGCGCAAGGCTTCGCCACCAACATCGCAAATCCAAAGTCGGTGGCGTTCTTCGCCGCGGTGTTCTCCTCCGCTGCGCCGGCGCACGTCGGCGTGGGCACGTTTGCCGCGATGCTCGGCATGGTGGGCGTGGTTGCGAGCAGCTGGTACGGATTCGTTGCGCTCACCTTGTCGCATGCGCGCATTGCAATCACCTATCGCCGCCGCAAGGCATGGATCGACCGCGTATGCGGCGGGCTGATCGTCGCGCTGGGTGTGCGTCAGTTGATACGGTAGCTTCGGCGGTCCCTCAACGCGAGACGCGTGTTAATACTGTTTTGCACGCCGTCTCGCCGCGATTGACGGGCATTAAAGAGATAAGCGCCGCGCCCCTTCATGACATAAATTAAGGATGCCGTATTAGTGTCCCGCTTCTTCGGCGGGCACCGCATCCGGCACGATCTGTCATGGAGGAATCGCTGTGAGAGAAACTATTGATCCGTCAGGCGAGGTGACGACCGCCGCCCTCGAAGAAAGCATTCTCCTTCCCCAACTCGGCTGCCCTGCGGGCAAGATCGGCATAGCCGTCGGCGAGATGCTGGAGCAATCGAATCGCGCGGCCATCATAACGTCGTTCGATCTGCTCGATCTGCACGCAAACGAGCGCGTTCTCGAAGTCGGCCTCGGCAACGGCGGCCATATTGCCTACGTGCTCGATCAGGCCGCGCGGTTGCGTTTCACCGGCATCGATCTGTCGCCCACCATGATCGCCGTCGCCCGTTGCCGCAACGCGGCTTTTGTGCGCGACGGCCAGGCGAGGCTCGAAATCGCCGACGTCACCGCCATGTCGTTCGCCGAGGCTTCGTTCGACAAAGCCATCACGATCAACAGCACGTATTTCTGGCCCGACCTGAAGGCCGGTCTGACAGAGATTCGCCGCGTGCTGCGTGAGGACGGCACGCTGGTGATCGCGGCCATCACGCCCGACGCCGCCATCGACATGCCTTTCGCCGAGTACGGCTTCACCGTGCACGACGCCACGGCATTGGAGGCCGCCTGCGTGGCCGCGGGATTCGACCGGATCGGCATTACCCGCTTCGTCGAACCGCTCAGCGACCCGCCGCAAGCATATGGCCCGCGTGAGTTTTATCTGCTGCGGGCGTGCGCCGTCTGACACGGCGTGGAGCGCAAGCGCCATACGCGGCGAGCTTCAATGCGTCATGCCGCGCGCACGCTCGAGCAACAACTCGCGCTCACGCGCATTGCGCGTCATCGCGGCAGCGCGTTCGAATTCGGCACGCGCTTCGTCCACGCGGCCGAGCTTCGCCAGCAGATCGCCGCGCACGCTCGGCAACCAGTGGTAATTCGCGAGAGCGGCGTCGGCTGCCAGCGCGTCGACAATCTCCAGTCCGGCAGCCGGGCCGAACGCCATGCCGACCGCCACCGCGCGATTGAGCTCGACCACCGGCGACGGCGCGACCTGTGAAAGCGCGTCATAGAGCGCGACGATCTGCGCCCAGTCGGTATCCTCCGCGCGGCGCGCCTGGGCATGACAGGCGGCGAGCGCCGCCTGCAGCGCGTATGGACCGCTCGCGCCGCCCAACGCATGCGCGCTGTTGAGCGCGGCGAGTCCGCGACGGATCAGGAGCGGATCCCAGCGGCTGCGATCCTGATCGGGCAGCAACACGGGGCGACCCTGCGCGTCCGTGCGTGCATGCGTGCGCGAGGCCTGAATCTCCATCAGCGCGACGAGGCCATGCACTTCGCTTTCGCCGGGCACGAGACCGCTCAGCACGCGGCCCAGTCGCAGCGCTTCCTCGCATAGCGCCGGACGCATCCAGTCGTCGCCCGCAGTGGCGGAATAGCCTTCGTTGAAAATCAGATAGATGACCTGCAGCACCGATGCGAGCCGCGGCGCGCGCGCCTCCGCCTGAGGTACTTCGAACGGCACCTTGGCCGCCGAGAGCGTGCGCTTGGCCCGCACGATTCGCTGCGCGATGGTCGGCTCCGGCACGAGAAACGCGCGCGCGATTTCGTCCGTGGTGAGGCCGCCGAGCAGACGCAAGGTGAGCGCGACGCGCGCGTCGGTGGACAGCACCGGGTGGCACGCGGTGAACACCAGCCGTAGCAGGTCGTCGCCGATATCGTCGGCGCGGGCGGCGTCGAGCGCATCGACGAAATCGGGCACGAGATGCGCCTCCAGCGCGTCGAGATCGTGCCCCAGCTCCTGATGCTTGCGGGCATGCAGCGCTTCCTGCCGCAAGCGGTCGAGGGCGCGGTTCTTTGCGGTCGCCATCAGCCATGCTCCAGGATTGTCGGGCACGCCCGCGTCGGGCCAATGTTCGAGCGCGGCCACCAAGGCGTCTTGCGCCAGCTCTTCGGCGAGCCCCACGTCGCGCACCATCCGCGCGACGTGAGCGATGACCTTGGCGGATTCGATCCGCCAGACTGCCTCGATGGCACGGTGGGTGGCGGCCGTCGTCACGCCTCAGCCCGCCGCGTTGGCGTTCGGGTCCATGTAGATGAGCTCCCAGATGTGGCCGTCGATATCCTCGAAGCCGTGTCCGTACATGAAACCATAATCCTGCGGCGCGCGCGGTACCGTGCCGCCCGCGGCGAGTGCCTTCGCGACCAGCGCATCCACTGCCTCCCGGCTTTCGCACGACAGGCCCACCAGCGCCTCGGTGCTCTCGTTCGGATCGCACAGCGACTTGCGTGTGAACGACTTGAACAGGTCCTTGACCAGCAGCATGGCGTAGATGTTCTCGCCGAGGATCAGACAGGCCGCCTGCCCGTTCGTGAATTGCGGCTCGAAGTTCAAGCCGATCGCGCTGAAAAAGGCCTTCGACCGTTCGAGGTTGTCCACCGCGAGATTGACGTAGATCTGCTTATGCATGATGGTGTCCGTTGATGAGTTCTTGGCCGGACGGCTTCAGCGCACCTCCGCCGGTGCGTACGGTGCCCGCTTTGCCGCTTTGCCGCCGTGCGCCGCGTTCAGCGGGGCTGCCGTTCCCGCCTCAGCGCTTGCCCGCTTCCAGCTCGCGGAACCGGTCCAATTCGGGACTCGGTTCGAAGTCGTCGAGTTCGTATAACTGACGCACTTCAATTTCGCCGTCGACTTGCTCGCCAAAGGGCGCCGGAAAGCGTCGCGCCCATTCCATGGCTTCTTCACGCGAGCGCACCTGGATCAGCGTATAGCCGGCAAGCAGTTCCTTGGTTTCCGCAAACGGGCCGTCGATCACCGAGCGCTTGGCGCCGCTGTAGCGAATGCGCCAGCCTTTCGAACTCGGTTGCAGGCCGGTGGCGTCGAGCAGCACGCCGGCTTTGGTCAGCTCTTCGTGGTACGCACCCATTGCGGCCATGAGGGACGCTTCCGGCATCTCGCCGGCTTCGCTCGCGGCCGTCGCCTTTACGAGGATCATGAATCGCATCGCCGTGACTCCGTTTCGTTGTGAGAGCGAAAGCCGCGCACCGTGCCAGCCTTCTTACTCACACGACGAGCAACGCGCGGCCGGATCGACATGGCCGCCGATCCACCAGGGAAAACCCCAAGACCATGCCGTCGATGCGCGAATCGTCTAAGCGAAACAAGGCCCGAGCTTGCGGACTTCGACCGTGCACCACGTGGCCGCGGGGCAGGCTTGCGCGATGGCCACGGCTTCTTCGCGCGTATCGCAATTGAGGAGGAAGAACCCGCCGATCATTTCCTTGGCTTCGGCGAACGGACCGTCGAGCAGTTTTGGCTGGCCGTCGCGGACCTGCACGCGCACGGCGTCACTCGAGGAAGTGAGCGACTCGACCGCGACCAGTTTGCCGCGCTCTTTCAGATCGGCGGCGAAACGGACCATCTGGTCATAGACTTCGCGGCCCGCGGCTTCACCGCGTTCAATGCGTTGACTCGGGGGTTCGACGATGAGCAGCATATAAGACATGGCGTCTCCGATTGATCGCGCCGCAGACGTGAACGCCCCGGAAGCTTAAGAGGCAAAAATCGCGCTCGCGGTGGGTTGGCGAAAGGCAGTCTAACAAGCATGAAAGACTCCGGCAAACCCGCTCCGGGTTCGGGGTGACGGGCAATCGGGCGTCTTACGGAGACTCGTAATTTGCGCACGTCAAGCGCGCCTGAAAAAAACGCCCCATGTGGGGCGTTTCATTCTTGCGTACGGACGCAGAAAACCGTACGAATCAGACCGTGGCTTCCGCAATGGCCTGCACCTGCGCGGACCTCATCAATCCTTCGATCATTCTCGCTTCCGCGCTCGCAATCTCGCTCAACGATGCCGCGGACAGTTGCCCGTCGAGAATCGCCAGCGCCGTGCACAAGCGGGCGTATTCGCTGTCTTCCAGGGTCCACGCACCTTCGTCGCGTTCACGCGCGTCGAGCCGAACCATCGCGGCGTGCGCGCTTTCGATGTCCGCAAGCAGGTCCTCGCCGAGGCCCAGCCGCGCAAGCTCCTGCGACACTAGCAAATGCCGGCTCAAGGTCATGTGCAGATCCCGCGAGCCGTGGCCATGCCGGAATGCATCGAGGGCGGTGTAGCCCTGCAGAAGCATCGCCGCGGTGACGGGCTCATGAGCTGTGCGGCTGTAGGTCAGCGCACGCAACAGCGGGGACATGGCCGACTGATTGTGCTTGCGGACTCGCGATTTACTGGACATATCGGTTCAACCTCCTTCTCTAACTCTCGGCTTCGTCACCGGATTTCTTGCGCTCCGCGGTGGCAAACACCGCCGATACGCCGGCGGCTCGACAGGCCCGAATGCGAGTCTGTGCAGCCATCATGGCAAGCAACTATTAAGACAGACTTAAACTACCTCAAGTCCGATTTATATGCAGCACAGCGAGCAGCCGGCCGTTCGATCCCATCCGCAAACGCTGTTCAACGCCCGCATATCGGCCCGAACCCGCCAATTGCAAGTCATGCTGCGCGAGCAGACGAAAAAAAACCCTGTTCCCGCAAGGGAACAGGGTCGGACAGGATGGAACAGTCGTACTCGCGCGTGGATGCTTGTCGACCTTTACCCACCACAAACTAACAGAGTTGCTACTTGAACTACACCTGCTAAAGCCGTCGTTACTCGAACTACCACTGCATTACAGCCGGGCCCTTTGCCTTCAACTTCACCTGGCTGCAACCCCCAGCTGAATCGCGCGCAAATTGCATGGAGCGCGCGCGCCTACATTGCTTCTACTACCTACTGCTTTACTGCCCTGCCGCGTTCGACAACCGCGGCAAACTGCCATCAACGGTACGGTTCAAAACAACGCGGGGGGAAGACCGCGTCGATGGGCTCGGTGATTTGTCGCGCCATGGAAAACAGTGTATGCCCGCACTCGCGAATGCAATTGCGCGAAACGAGGGGAATTGGCAGGCCAGTTTGGCGAATCGGCGTAACGGGCCTATGCAGGCCGTTTTCCTCAGACATGAGCGACGGCGTGTTCGCTGTCGCTCATCGGATTTTCGAAGAAAGTGAAGTTGCACGGCACGACATCGCGCGAGCGGAACGCGCGATGCCGGTCGAGCCTGGTCATCAACCGCGGGCGGCGAAATCGCTGATCGTGAGCAGCACTTTTTCGCCTGGACGCGCCAGCATTTTTCTTTCCGCCACGGCGGTAATACGTTTGCGCCCGTCCGCGAACGTCTTCAATACGCGTTCCTCGCCGGCGTCGCGTTGCAACCAGAAATGCTGTTCCAGGGCCTCACGCGTGACGGCGCACTCGAGGTCCCGTCCTCGCGTCGAAAGCTGGAAAATCACCGCGCGCCCGTCTGCCGAGACGCTTGGTTCAAGCTCGATAATCTCCATAGCCCACCTCGCAAAGTCGTTAAGCCGCTCGCCGTGTTGAACGAACGACACCAGAAGAAACTGAATTCGTACTCGCAGCCACGCGTCGCGCCTTCTCGACTGATCAATGCACGCTAGCGCGCCACGGCCGCGCTCGGCGTGAGTTGAACCATTGTCGCGTGAGCCGGCGCATGCGTCGATAGCGTCGCGGGCGCACGCGTCGATAGAAGCG
Above is a genomic segment from Paraburkholderia aromaticivorans containing:
- a CDS encoding AEC family transporter: MLATLEILLPVFGLIFAGFACRRRNVLGPNSASELNRFVVWLALPALLFDIMAHATWQQLYQPAFVATFSLACVSVFVLILAMRLLSGRHLADASVDAIAASYPNTGYIGFPLGVIAFGPASLTPTTIATILVACVLFAFAIVLIEVGLQSERTPHKLALKVLGSLARNPLIVSPIVGVLFASFHVALPASVETFLKLLGGAASPCALVSLALFLAEKRPATAGTRGIAWLLTGVKLLVQPALTWWFAARVFGLSPTLVEMAVVLAALPTGTGPFMLAEFYEREAHITSRTILLSTVGSIATLSLLLMLMGHRS
- a CDS encoding AraC family transcriptional regulator, translating into MPKARPPELHDDADARSLARRYPRGLRIDPHSHTWAQVLYAVSGVMWVEVGREALVVPPQRAVWLPAGTLHSIHMMSEVEMRNLYLHERNVGHLSRRSDVFEVNGLLRELITSIAEYEGTGTRDQTYLDAAYRLAMLELGHAPRSSLRIALPDASDRRLEALCRAVIDNPSIAISFEQHAASVGASVRTLARLFTRELGVGFAEWRRQVQLAVAVSWLAEGRPVSSIARALGFQPSSFSDMFRRELGARPTGFDPSGTLSEAAGADPPEPATSGPG
- a CDS encoding quinone oxidoreductase family protein, with translation MKAIQFKSFGSPEVLEVVDLPTPQADADNVVVQVKAASVNPSDVKNVSGHFGHTVLPRTPGRDFSGVVVDGPPTWLGAEVWGTGGDIGFTRDGTHAEFIKVPLAALSRKPKTLSHAQASAIGVNFVVAWLGTVEYAHLEAGETIAVIGAGGGVGGAVVQIAKARGARVIAVDRHPLDADTPAGRLIDDYVPFDENVTDRLRTLTGGAGADVVYDTVGGVAFETALSLVKRRGRVLEISATGKRRVEFDLIDFYHNETRLLGVDSAKLGVADSAPLMTALVEGFETGKLSGPVIAQAFPLERAREAYEAVAAGTRGRVVITM
- a CDS encoding DUF1427 family protein: MKAYLMSLAVGVAVGLLYNVLQVKSPAPPTVALVGLLGMLGGEHVIPWIRTWLAPGLH
- a CDS encoding DUF4337 domain-containing protein, with the protein product MPEEYEVHGPHDHAVEHAGHHDADPFASRMAVMTAILATIGALCAYQSGNSENLALYYKNEAAIKKTEASNQWNYYQAKGEKQNLAELGAALSAGNTDAHAKFLADVDKYKQQKEPIRAKAEAIEKEVVDNDARSETLLHGHHRWAQATTLIQVAIALCAITLLTRKKWLRNLSFVVAGAGVITGALALFSA
- a CDS encoding LysE family translocator — protein: MIDGSAVLGVFSVYVAGVVIPGPNFVAVAHKAASATRVEALAMVGGIVLVNLFWASCAILGVGIVFAAFPWLALAVKVAGAGYLIWFGARLIANASAGKPTASVKAAAGGFRQAFAQGFATNIANPKSVAFFAAVFSSAAPAHVGVGTFAAMLGMVGVVASSWYGFVALTLSHARIAITYRRRKAWIDRVCGGLIVALGVRQLIR
- a CDS encoding class I SAM-dependent methyltransferase is translated as MRETIDPSGEVTTAALEESILLPQLGCPAGKIGIAVGEMLEQSNRAAIITSFDLLDLHANERVLEVGLGNGGHIAYVLDQAARLRFTGIDLSPTMIAVARCRNAAFVRDGQARLEIADVTAMSFAEASFDKAITINSTYFWPDLKAGLTEIRRVLREDGTLVIAAITPDAAIDMPFAEYGFTVHDATALEAACVAAGFDRIGITRFVEPLSDPPQAYGPREFYLLRACAV
- a CDS encoding RNA polymerase sigma factor, with the protein product MTTAATHRAIEAVWRIESAKVIAHVARMVRDVGLAEELAQDALVAALEHWPDAGVPDNPGAWLMATAKNRALDRLRQEALHARKHQELGHDLDALEAHLVPDFVDALDAARADDIGDDLLRLVFTACHPVLSTDARVALTLRLLGGLTTDEIARAFLVPEPTIAQRIVRAKRTLSAAKVPFEVPQAEARAPRLASVLQVIYLIFNEGYSATAGDDWMRPALCEEALRLGRVLSGLVPGESEVHGLVALMEIQASRTHARTDAQGRPVLLPDQDRSRWDPLLIRRGLAALNSAHALGGASGPYALQAALAACHAQARRAEDTDWAQIVALYDALSQVAPSPVVELNRAVAVGMAFGPAAGLEIVDALAADAALANYHWLPSVRGDLLAKLGRVDEARAEFERAAAMTRNARERELLLERARGMTH
- a CDS encoding VOC family protein — protein: MHKQIYVNLAVDNLERSKAFFSAIGLNFEPQFTNGQAACLILGENIYAMLLVKDLFKSFTRKSLCDPNESTEALVGLSCESREAVDALVAKALAAGGTVPRAPQDYGFMYGHGFEDIDGHIWELIYMDPNANAAG
- a CDS encoding YciI family protein, translated to MRFMILVKATAASEAGEMPEASLMAAMGAYHEELTKAGVLLDATGLQPSSKGWRIRYSGAKRSVIDGPFAETKELLAGYTLIQVRSREEAMEWARRFPAPFGEQVDGEIEVRQLYELDDFEPSPELDRFRELEAGKR
- a CDS encoding YciI family protein, which encodes MSYMLLIVEPPSQRIERGEAAGREVYDQMVRFAADLKERGKLVAVESLTSSSDAVRVQVRDGQPKLLDGPFAEAKEMIGGFFLLNCDTREEAVAIAQACPAATWCTVEVRKLGPCFA
- a CDS encoding DUF1488 domain-containing protein; translated protein: MEIIELEPSVSADGRAVIFQLSTRGRDLECAVTREALEQHFWLQRDAGEERVLKTFADGRKRITAVAERKMLARPGEKVLLTISDFAARG